A single window of Cytobacillus luteolus DNA harbors:
- a CDS encoding ABC transporter ATP-binding protein, with amino-acid sequence METFKKLKMFYWPYKRYFIWSISFLLIVTAITVVYPIVLQFTIDDVIRGGQYQYVPYLALGFVGIMIIKGIATYFNQYLGDMFGIKSVYSLRNSLYEKLQFLPFKYYDNAKTGDLMSRLTADVEGFRFFLSFGFAELIRFVLLLGISFSVMFYYSVPLTLVTIASLPFLAVAVYKFDKTVHPAFRGIRKSFGRLNTKVQENISGINTVKSLSREGFEINKFNDSNTDYKDHYLKTSNVWAKYFPLMEFIGNICVVTLLSFGGYLVINNQVTPGELVAFFSLVWYIMWPIMNLGFVINMFSQSKASGERLLEILEAEEDIVEKQNPIKKDRLLGHVEFKDVTLNYTEDDEKALSNVTFNAEPGKVIGLIGATGSGKTSITQLITRFYEPTSGQILIDGKDVRDYSLHTLRNNIGFVLQESFLFSSSIKANIAYGNPDASMEDIIDAAKRADAHEFIMELPDGYDTMLGERGMGLSGGQKQRIAIARSICIDPSILILDDATSAVDMKTEFKIQGALKEVMKGRTTFIIAHRISSLKHADEILVLDQGVIVERGTHEELVKNEGPYKRIYDIQYKDQKTVLQSQTG; translated from the coding sequence ATGGAAACCTTTAAGAAACTCAAAATGTTCTACTGGCCATATAAGCGGTATTTTATTTGGTCAATTTCATTCCTACTTATCGTAACTGCGATTACAGTTGTATATCCGATTGTTCTTCAATTTACAATCGATGATGTTATACGGGGTGGGCAATACCAATATGTGCCATATTTAGCATTAGGTTTTGTTGGTATTATGATTATAAAGGGAATTGCGACTTATTTTAACCAATACCTAGGTGATATGTTTGGAATTAAGTCTGTCTATTCACTTCGTAATTCTCTTTATGAAAAACTTCAATTTTTACCATTTAAGTACTATGATAATGCAAAAACCGGTGATTTAATGTCTCGTTTAACAGCAGATGTTGAAGGGTTTCGTTTCTTCCTATCCTTTGGCTTTGCGGAGTTAATTCGTTTTGTACTATTACTTGGAATTAGCTTTAGTGTTATGTTTTATTATTCAGTGCCTTTAACATTAGTAACCATTGCTTCTTTACCTTTCTTGGCGGTGGCTGTGTATAAGTTTGATAAAACAGTCCATCCAGCTTTCCGAGGCATTAGGAAGTCATTTGGAAGACTTAATACGAAGGTTCAAGAAAATATAAGTGGTATTAACACGGTAAAGTCTCTATCAAGAGAAGGTTTTGAGATTAATAAGTTTAATGATTCAAATACTGATTATAAGGATCATTATCTGAAGACATCCAATGTTTGGGCTAAGTATTTTCCGTTAATGGAGTTTATCGGTAACATCTGTGTTGTGACCTTACTCTCATTTGGTGGTTATTTAGTTATAAATAATCAGGTTACACCAGGGGAGTTAGTTGCTTTCTTTAGTTTAGTTTGGTACATTATGTGGCCAATCATGAACTTAGGGTTCGTTATTAACATGTTTTCACAATCAAAAGCATCAGGAGAAAGGCTTTTAGAAATCTTAGAAGCAGAGGAGGATATTGTTGAAAAACAAAATCCTATCAAAAAAGACCGCTTACTAGGACATGTGGAATTCAAGGATGTTACCTTAAACTACACAGAAGATGATGAAAAAGCCTTATCAAATGTTACCTTCAATGCGGAACCAGGTAAAGTTATTGGTTTGATTGGGGCAACAGGGTCAGGTAAAACTAGTATTACTCAGCTAATTACACGATTCTATGAACCTACTAGTGGACAAATTTTAATTGATGGTAAAGATGTAAGAGATTACTCTCTACATACTTTACGTAATAATATTGGTTTTGTTTTACAGGAATCTTTTCTTTTCTCATCATCGATAAAAGCCAATATTGCATACGGTAACCCAGATGCATCCATGGAGGATATTATTGATGCAGCAAAACGAGCGGATGCTCACGAATTTATTATGGAGCTACCAGATGGTTATGACACGATGTTAGGTGAGCGTGGTATGGGATTATCTGGAGGTCAAAAACAACGTATTGCTATTGCAAGGTCCATTTGTATTGACCCTAGTATTCTTATTTTGGATGATGCAACAAGTGCGGTAGATATGAAAACTGAATTTAAGATTCAAGGAGCATTAAAAGAAGTAATGAAAGGTCGTACAACATTCATTATTGCTCACCGTATTTCATCTCTTAAACATGCAGATGAAATTCTTGTACTAGATCAAGGTGTAATCGTTGAACGTGGAACACATGAAGAGTTAGTAAAAAATGAGGGACCTTATAAACGTATTTATGATATTCAATACAAAGATCAAAAAACGGTGCTTCAATCACAAACAGGATGA
- a CDS encoding TlpA disulfide reductase family protein: MKLREPMPELDGASAWLNGEVTKTDLVGERPTLIHFWSISCGLCKEAMPDINQFRDEYKDKLNVIAVHMPRSEKDLDLEEIKEVAAQHDISQPIYVDSNHKLTDAFENQYVPAYYVFDAEGKLRHFQAGGSGMKMLTKRVNRVLEENEKAE; encoded by the coding sequence ATGAAGCTAAGAGAACCAATGCCAGAATTAGATGGCGCGAGTGCATGGTTAAATGGAGAAGTAACAAAGACTGATTTGGTTGGAGAAAGACCAACATTGATTCACTTCTGGTCAATCAGCTGTGGTCTATGTAAAGAAGCTATGCCGGATATCAATCAATTCCGTGATGAATATAAAGACAAACTAAATGTGATAGCTGTACATATGCCTCGTTCTGAAAAGGACCTAGATCTTGAGGAAATTAAAGAAGTAGCAGCTCAACATGATATTTCACAGCCCATTTATGTTGACAGTAACCATAAATTAACAGATGCATTTGAAAATCAATATGTACCTGCATATTATGTTTTTGATGCAGAAGGCAAACTACGCCATTTCCAAGCTGGCGGAAGTGGAATGAAAATGCTAACAAAGCGCGTAAACCGTGTATTAGAAGAAAACGAAAAAGCTGAATAA
- a CDS encoding peroxiredoxin: MAERMVGKQAPRFEMDAVLANKEFGKVSLEENMKNDKWTVLFFYPMDFTFVCPTEITALSDRYDEFEDLDAEVIGVSTDTIHTHLAWINTDRKENGLGELRYPLAADTNHVVSREYGVLIEEEGIALRGLFVISPEGELMYSVVNHNNIGRDVEETLRVLQALQTGGLCPANWKPGQATLNV, encoded by the coding sequence ATGGCAGAACGTATGGTTGGTAAACAAGCACCACGCTTTGAAATGGATGCAGTATTAGCGAACAAGGAATTTGGAAAAGTTAGTCTTGAAGAAAACATGAAAAACGACAAGTGGACAGTACTTTTCTTCTATCCAATGGACTTCACTTTCGTTTGTCCAACTGAAATCACAGCTTTATCAGATCGCTACGATGAGTTTGAAGACTTAGATGCAGAAGTAATTGGAGTATCTACTGATACAATCCACACTCACTTAGCATGGATTAACACAGATCGTAAAGAAAATGGATTAGGTGAATTAAGATATCCATTAGCTGCTGATACAAACCATGTTGTATCACGTGAGTACGGAGTATTAATTGAAGAAGAAGGAATCGCTCTTCGTGGTCTATTCGTTATCAGCCCTGAAGGTGAATTAATGTACTCTGTGGTTAACCACAACAACATCGGTCGTGACGTAGAAGAAACACTTCGCGTACTTCAAGCACTACAAACTGGTGGACTTTGCCCAGCAAACTGGAAGCCAGGACAAGCTACACTTAACGTTTAA
- a CDS encoding mechanosensitive ion channel family protein → MDFNFNIDWSTIITVGSVIILKLLAIIIVFLIVKAVGNKIIKRSFEKVTKRDEISKGRAKTLEALTINVLSYVLIFIFVVMVFQVFNYDATAILAGAGVIGLAIGFGAQGLVSDVVTGFFLLLEKQIDVDDYVTTAGFSGIVESVGLRTTQIRGFDGTLHYLPNRQISSLSNHSRGNMRALVDIGISYDDDIDKAVTVLQEVCDQIAKEDDSIKDGPNVLGVQTLGASDVVIRVIAKTENGGQWAVERKLRKALKEALDANGIEIPFPHQVYIEKK, encoded by the coding sequence ATGGATTTTAATTTTAATATCGATTGGTCAACAATTATTACAGTTGGCAGTGTAATTATCCTAAAACTTTTGGCTATTATTATTGTTTTTCTTATCGTTAAAGCAGTAGGTAACAAAATAATAAAAAGGTCATTTGAAAAAGTCACAAAACGTGATGAAATTTCAAAAGGCCGTGCTAAAACTTTAGAAGCCTTAACAATCAATGTATTGTCTTATGTGTTAATCTTCATTTTTGTAGTTATGGTATTTCAAGTGTTCAATTATGACGCTACAGCCATTCTTGCTGGAGCAGGAGTAATAGGTTTAGCAATTGGTTTTGGTGCTCAAGGACTTGTAAGTGATGTTGTTACTGGATTCTTTTTATTACTCGAAAAACAAATTGATGTAGATGATTATGTGACTACTGCAGGTTTTTCTGGAATTGTCGAGTCTGTAGGGTTACGTACAACGCAAATCAGAGGGTTTGATGGTACGTTACACTATCTACCAAACCGTCAAATATCAAGCTTGAGTAACCACTCCAGAGGAAATATGCGTGCACTTGTTGATATTGGAATTTCATATGATGACGATATTGATAAAGCGGTAACTGTATTACAAGAGGTTTGTGACCAGATTGCTAAAGAAGATGATTCGATTAAAGATGGTCCAAATGTGCTTGGTGTTCAAACGCTAGGAGCATCTGATGTAGTAATACGTGTTATTGCAAAAACTGAAAATGGTGGTCAATGGGCTGTTGAAAGAAAGCTTCGTAAAGCACTAAAAGAAGCACTAGATGCTAACGGAATTGAAATTCCTTTCCCTCATCAAGTGTATATCGAGAAAAAATAG
- a CDS encoding YkuS family protein, whose protein sequence is MAKVGVEGSLTDVQQALQERGYEVIQLKQESDAQGCDCCVLTGLDSNVMGMADTVTKGSVIEANGLTADQVCQEVESRLNRTQNS, encoded by the coding sequence ATGGCAAAAGTCGGAGTTGAAGGTTCATTAACAGATGTTCAACAAGCTTTACAAGAAAGAGGATATGAGGTTATTCAATTAAAACAAGAAAGTGATGCACAAGGCTGTGACTGTTGTGTATTAACTGGACTTGATTCTAATGTGATGGGTATGGCTGATACAGTTACTAAAGGATCAGTAATTGAAGCTAATGGTTTAACAGCAGACCAAGTATGTCAAGAAGTTGAAAGTAGATTAAATCGTACTCAAAATTCATAA
- a CDS encoding N-acetyldiaminopimelate deacetylase: MDALHPFVKIRRDLHRIPELGFQEYKTQSYLLNYIESLAGEHVEIKKWRTGLFVKVKGTNPSKLIGYRADIDGLPIEEQTDYEFKSEHLGRMHACGHDLHMSIALGVMTSVVSNRLKDDVLFIFQPAEEGPGGALPMLQSEIMIEWKPDILFALHIAPEYEVGTIATKTGLLFANTSELYIDLKGKGGHAAYPHLTNDMIVAGCNLVTQLQSIISRNVNPLDSAVITIGKITGGTVQNIIAENARLEGTIRTLSEQSMVKVKKRIEELVNGIEIGYQCEAKIDYGAMYHQVYNESETTLEFMNFVREQPDVTLFECNEAMTGEDFGYMIKDIPGFMFWLGVKSDFGLHHSKLTPNEDAIPVAIELISNYLQFKGN, translated from the coding sequence ATGGATGCACTTCATCCCTTTGTGAAAATTAGAAGAGATTTACATAGAATACCTGAACTAGGTTTTCAGGAATACAAGACACAAAGCTACCTGCTAAACTATATTGAAAGTTTAGCGGGTGAACACGTGGAAATAAAAAAATGGCGGACAGGTTTATTTGTAAAGGTTAAAGGGACCAATCCCTCAAAACTAATTGGGTATCGAGCTGATATTGATGGGCTTCCTATTGAGGAACAAACAGATTATGAATTCAAATCAGAACACTTAGGACGTATGCATGCATGTGGACATGACCTTCATATGAGTATTGCATTAGGTGTTATGACTTCCGTTGTTTCAAATCGACTGAAAGATGATGTCTTATTTATTTTTCAGCCTGCAGAAGAAGGGCCTGGTGGCGCTCTCCCGATGCTTCAAAGTGAGATTATGATTGAGTGGAAGCCAGATATTCTATTTGCACTACATATTGCTCCAGAATATGAAGTAGGAACAATTGCTACAAAGACGGGTCTTTTGTTTGCCAATACATCTGAACTCTATATTGACTTGAAAGGAAAGGGAGGTCATGCGGCATATCCTCATTTAACAAATGATATGATTGTTGCCGGATGTAATTTGGTGACACAACTTCAATCAATCATCTCTAGAAATGTAAACCCGTTAGATAGTGCTGTCATTACTATAGGGAAAATTACTGGAGGTACGGTACAAAATATTATTGCAGAAAATGCAAGGCTTGAAGGAACCATTCGGACTCTATCGGAACAATCAATGGTAAAGGTGAAAAAAAGGATAGAAGAGCTTGTTAATGGTATTGAAATTGGCTACCAATGTGAAGCAAAGATTGATTACGGTGCTATGTACCATCAGGTATATAATGAATCTGAGACGACGCTGGAATTTATGAATTTTGTACGTGAACAACCGGATGTGACGTTATTCGAGTGTAATGAAGCCATGACTGGAGAAGACTTTGGATATATGATTAAGGATATTCCAGGTTTTATGTTTTGGCTCGGTGTAAAATCAGATTTTGGCTTACATCACTCAAAGTTAACACCAAACGAAGACGCTATTCCTGTTGCCATTGAGCTTATTTCAAATTATCTGCAATTTAAAGGAAATTAG
- the dapD gene encoding 2,3,4,5-tetrahydropyridine-2,6-dicarboxylate N-acetyltransferase has protein sequence MKMMDANEIISFIQNSVKSTPVKVYVKGNLEGIDFGANSKAFLTGNTGVVFGEWKDIKAAIEANEANIEDYVVENDRRNSAIPLLDLKGIKARIEPGAIIRDQVEIGDNAVIMMGASINIGAVVGEGTMIDMNTVLGGRATVGKNCHIGAGSVLAGVIEPPSAKPVVVEDDVVIGANAVVLEGVTVGQGAVVAAGAIVIEDVPPYTVVAGTPARVIKKIDEKTKAKTEIKQELRQLNEE, from the coding sequence ATGAAAATGATGGATGCAAATGAAATTATTTCGTTTATTCAAAATAGTGTTAAATCTACACCTGTAAAAGTGTATGTAAAGGGAAATTTAGAAGGAATTGACTTTGGTGCAAACTCTAAAGCGTTTTTAACTGGTAACACTGGTGTTGTATTCGGTGAATGGAAAGACATTAAAGCTGCAATTGAAGCGAATGAAGCAAATATTGAAGATTACGTTGTTGAAAATGATCGCCGTAACTCAGCGATTCCTCTATTAGATCTTAAGGGAATTAAAGCTCGTATTGAGCCAGGTGCTATTATTCGTGACCAAGTAGAAATAGGTGATAATGCTGTAATTATGATGGGTGCTTCTATCAACATTGGAGCAGTTGTTGGTGAAGGTACGATGATTGACATGAATACTGTTTTAGGAGGTCGTGCTACTGTTGGTAAGAACTGTCATATCGGTGCTGGTTCTGTCTTAGCAGGAGTAATTGAGCCGCCTTCAGCAAAACCGGTTGTGGTTGAAGATGATGTAGTTATCGGAGCAAATGCAGTTGTTCTTGAAGGTGTTACAGTTGGGCAAGGTGCTGTCGTGGCAGCTGGTGCTATTGTAATTGAAGATGTTCCTCCATATACAGTGGTTGCTGGTACACCTGCACGTGTAATTAAGAAAATTGATGAAAAAACAAAAGCGAAAACTGAAATCAAACAAGAGCTTCGTCAATTAAACGAAGAGTAA
- a CDS encoding LysR family transcriptional regulator, producing MQFSEFKMLVVLAEEMNMRKASEKLFVSQPALSQRLQTIEKSWGTQIFLRSQKGLTTTPAGERIIEYAKEVVEKEEIIREEIQGLDFGIHGTLKLACASIIGQNWLPQILKRYVTAYPHAKISLLTGWSSEILKNLYDNSVHIGIIRGNPDWKGVKEHLLTDTLYLVDTEISKIEQVLETERPFIQFKSDSTYYQEIQEWWYSKFQTPPKRTIVVDQIETCKQMTLNGIGYAILPSITLNKSDTNIYKIPLLNEQDEPIKRDTWLVGYESAFELKQVQAFVEIMKDSAKHL from the coding sequence TTGCAGTTCTCAGAATTTAAAATGCTGGTTGTGCTTGCGGAAGAAATGAATATGAGAAAGGCGTCTGAGAAATTATTTGTGTCGCAGCCAGCGCTTTCACAACGCTTACAGACAATTGAAAAGTCTTGGGGTACTCAAATATTTTTAAGGTCTCAGAAGGGTCTTACAACCACGCCTGCTGGAGAAAGAATTATTGAGTATGCAAAAGAAGTTGTGGAAAAAGAGGAGATCATTCGTGAAGAAATACAAGGATTGGATTTTGGCATTCATGGAACACTAAAATTGGCTTGTGCATCTATTATAGGTCAAAATTGGTTACCACAAATCTTAAAACGATATGTTACAGCCTATCCACATGCAAAAATATCTCTACTAACAGGTTGGAGTAGTGAAATTTTAAAAAATCTTTATGATAATTCAGTGCATATCGGGATTATTAGAGGGAATCCAGACTGGAAGGGTGTTAAAGAGCATTTACTAACAGATACTTTATATCTAGTTGACACAGAAATTAGTAAAATTGAGCAGGTACTGGAGACAGAAAGACCTTTCATTCAATTTAAAAGTGATTCAACATACTATCAAGAAATTCAGGAATGGTGGTATAGCAAATTTCAAACCCCACCTAAACGGACCATTGTTGTTGATCAAATTGAAACTTGTAAACAAATGACATTAAATGGGATTGGCTATGCAATCCTACCCTCAATTACATTAAATAAGTCGGATACAAATATCTATAAGATCCCTTTATTAAATGAACAGGATGAACCAATAAAACGTGACACCTGGCTTGTTGGATACGAATCAGCATTTGAGTTAAAACAAGTTCAGGCTTTTGTTGAAATCATGAAGGATAGTGCCAAACATTTGTAG
- a CDS encoding sulfite exporter TauE/SafE family protein, with product MTEILLILVGFLATFIGTIAGGGGMISLPAMLVIGVPIHSAISANKFSNTFSSFSSFAVLLKEKKITLKSALIISPFSLIGGMTGGAIASSFTEKNLTIFAIILLSFALLLSLIKKPQSSEGKTNNIPKKLLPYLYGVGIYDGMFGPGQATLSMYTYLYHGFSFIASMAFTRFQTFLSCFGAFIMYVSSGHFNLKVGVFLGIGSIIGAQCSVRVANKLPTRHLQIILRIVTVVLILYLFLRFF from the coding sequence TTGACTGAAATCCTATTAATTTTAGTTGGATTCCTAGCTACATTTATTGGAACCATTGCAGGTGGTGGAGGTATGATTAGTTTACCAGCCATGTTAGTAATAGGTGTGCCTATCCATTCAGCTATTTCAGCAAACAAGTTTTCAAATACGTTTAGTTCATTTTCGAGCTTCGCTGTATTATTGAAAGAAAAAAAAATCACACTGAAGTCAGCTCTTATTATTTCTCCATTTAGCCTTATCGGAGGTATGACAGGAGGAGCAATTGCTTCATCTTTTACTGAAAAAAATTTAACAATATTTGCTATTATCTTATTAAGTTTTGCTCTATTATTAAGTTTAATAAAGAAGCCTCAATCAAGTGAAGGCAAAACTAATAACATTCCGAAAAAACTACTTCCTTATTTATATGGAGTAGGTATCTACGACGGCATGTTTGGCCCTGGTCAAGCAACATTATCCATGTATACGTACCTTTATCATGGTTTTTCTTTTATAGCATCAATGGCCTTTACACGATTTCAAACCTTTTTAAGTTGTTTTGGTGCCTTTATAATGTATGTATCTTCCGGGCACTTCAATCTGAAAGTTGGAGTCTTTCTAGGCATAGGCTCTATTATTGGTGCACAATGCTCAGTTAGAGTAGCTAATAAACTTCCAACAAGACACCTACAAATTATTCTACGTATTGTTACAGTCGTACTAATCCTTTATCTATTTCTAAGATTCTTTTAA
- a CDS encoding VOC family protein, with amino-acid sequence MKIQFKRLDHVQICIPFGEEENARRFYTDVLGLIEIEKPESLKANGGLWYKIGEIELHLGAEDMGNYKSKRHPAFEIGNLVETKTYLERHNVTTQDEKPIPNVSRFSFFDPYGNRMEFLEKR; translated from the coding sequence ATGAAGATTCAATTTAAGAGACTAGACCATGTACAAATTTGTATTCCATTTGGTGAAGAGGAAAATGCTCGAAGGTTTTATACTGACGTCCTTGGTCTTATTGAAATCGAAAAACCAGAGTCTCTAAAGGCAAACGGTGGACTATGGTACAAAATTGGGGAAATCGAACTTCATCTTGGTGCTGAAGACATGGGAAACTACAAAAGTAAACGCCATCCAGCCTTTGAGATTGGTAATCTAGTAGAAACAAAAACGTATTTAGAAAGGCATAATGTTACAACGCAAGATGAAAAACCAATTCCAAATGTTAGCCGTTTCTCATTCTTTGACCCGTATGGAAATCGCATGGAGTTCTTGGAAAAAAGGTAA
- a CDS encoding MDR family MFS transporter: MGQAISSKAGRLSQPNQTKRPLVLAAVMLAMFMAAIEATIVSTAMPAIVGDLGGFSLYSWVFSAYLLMNAVTVLIYGKLSDLFGRKPILIFGIVVFLIGSVLCGFASNMEMLILFRFIQGFGAGAVMPIASTIVGDMYTKEERAKIQGYLSSVWGISAIMGPALGGIFVEYVSWRLVFWVNVPLGILAIIVLVLFLHEGIEKKKHSIDYIGAVLLFVAISAIMIVLVEGGVHWSWTSTQSLTLIVVALIALVLFVIQENRAKEPMMPFTIWKEKSIFIANITSLTTGVMLIGISSFLPAFVQGVMERSPIVAGFTLTTMSIGWPIAATVAGRMLLKVGFRTTSLIGGVALVLGSIIFLTLSPDDGPVWAAFGSFMVGIGMGMTTTSFIVSIQSTVEWQMRGVATAANMFMRTLGSTVGAALLGGILNSKLQSYIQAEGIENVSLDSTNVLLNEEERNALTESVRSVLQDGLTLSLHYVYWGVFIFAVISFLLIMFLPKGEK, from the coding sequence ATGGGACAAGCTATTTCAAGTAAAGCTGGACGATTATCTCAGCCTAATCAAACAAAGAGACCTTTAGTTCTGGCAGCAGTGATGTTAGCGATGTTTATGGCGGCAATTGAAGCAACGATTGTTTCCACCGCAATGCCTGCAATTGTAGGGGACTTAGGAGGATTTTCTCTTTATAGTTGGGTATTTTCGGCTTACTTATTAATGAATGCGGTTACGGTTTTAATTTATGGGAAGTTATCCGATTTATTTGGACGAAAGCCTATTTTAATTTTTGGTATAGTCGTCTTCTTGATTGGATCTGTGCTATGTGGATTTGCAAGTAATATGGAAATGCTTATCCTGTTTAGATTTATACAAGGATTTGGAGCAGGGGCAGTGATGCCAATAGCATCTACCATTGTAGGTGATATGTACACAAAAGAAGAGAGAGCGAAAATACAAGGGTATCTCTCGAGTGTATGGGGAATCTCAGCGATTATGGGACCGGCACTTGGAGGAATATTTGTTGAGTATGTTAGCTGGCGATTGGTGTTCTGGGTTAATGTTCCACTCGGAATACTAGCGATTATTGTTCTGGTATTATTCTTACATGAGGGAATAGAAAAGAAAAAGCATTCGATAGATTACATAGGAGCTGTATTATTATTTGTGGCAATTAGTGCAATAATGATCGTCCTTGTTGAGGGTGGAGTTCATTGGTCTTGGACATCTACTCAATCCCTAACATTAATAGTGGTCGCTTTAATTGCATTAGTATTATTTGTAATTCAAGAAAATAGAGCAAAAGAACCAATGATGCCATTTACAATTTGGAAGGAAAAATCGATATTTATAGCAAATATAACCTCTTTAACAACAGGTGTGATGCTAATTGGAATTTCGAGTTTTTTACCTGCTTTTGTTCAAGGTGTTATGGAAAGATCTCCAATTGTAGCTGGCTTCACTCTTACAACAATGTCAATTGGGTGGCCGATAGCTGCTACTGTCGCAGGCCGAATGCTACTAAAGGTTGGTTTCAGGACTACATCCCTTATTGGTGGTGTCGCATTAGTGTTAGGGAGTATTATTTTCCTTACGTTATCACCAGATGATGGTCCGGTATGGGCCGCTTTTGGATCATTTATGGTTGGTATCGGGATGGGGATGACAACCACATCGTTTATTGTTTCCATTCAGAGCACTGTTGAATGGCAAATGAGAGGTGTAGCAACTGCAGCAAATATGTTTATGAGAACTTTAGGAAGTACTGTAGGAGCAGCGTTATTAGGTGGGATTCTTAATAGTAAGCTACAGTCCTATATTCAAGCTGAAGGAATTGAAAATGTTTCATTAGATTCAACAAACGTCCTTTTAAATGAGGAAGAGCGAAATGCTTTAACTGAAAGTGTTAGATCTGTACTTCAAGATGGACTAACTTTATCCTTGCACTATGTGTATTGGGGAGTCTTTATTTTTGCAGTTATTAGTTTTCTGTTGATTATGTTTTTGCCTAAAGGGGAAAAGTAA